One Candidatus Ornithobacterium hominis genomic region harbors:
- a CDS encoding TonB-dependent receptor has product MKKIIFPITFVLSIFSMAQIKQGDVNVNRKDDIQQGSVTVNRVYEPNVEAAEKIKQTPQEKTEIQKKYQPSYTPKDLAAASDFETSTLRAEELPVENSRNFRNYFEAGYGNNSNLDLNAFVDYEFDESSSIGVSAGYRSAKANLKNSIIDDGFTHFNADGFYRYNLANAVAKVGIGARLSGYDLYGYAPEITSTQIGKNNYLSYTHLKAYGIYDIFDSYWLNDIKAEYHFFRSNYKSRENHIKLNANVGSKDLFDFSLLGSESFGLISKGNLEFLNSHFDFSFLQQRKAYNFLNLGLTPQIAWLGDFIDITAGANIQYLNQPEGQNKVYIAPQAEFTVKPTPEFNFLGGINGGVDLRSFQELADFNPYLFGHQALKPSINRLGFYIGLKGDVGSDFKYTVTAGYQKLENILGFLNVPFSYSSAVPFGNGNTFHSYYDDGNRNHLEANINYFGINNLDLNAVLNYQKFNLNNLKEVYEVPTLQASLGANYRLLQQKLKLGGDIFFVGSRKTWVGEDFSAGEEANLNSYLDLNLNARYQITNQWNVFIKGQNLINNNYQRFYHYRVQGAHIIGGIMFKF; this is encoded by the coding sequence ATGAAAAAAATTATTTTCCCTATTACATTCGTTCTTAGTATTTTTTCCATGGCTCAAATCAAGCAGGGCGATGTGAATGTAAACCGCAAAGACGACATTCAGCAAGGGAGCGTTACCGTGAATCGTGTATACGAACCCAATGTGGAAGCTGCTGAAAAAATTAAGCAAACACCACAAGAAAAAACAGAAATTCAAAAAAAATATCAGCCTAGCTATACACCAAAAGATTTGGCTGCGGCTTCCGATTTTGAAACTTCAACTTTGCGTGCGGAGGAGTTGCCCGTAGAGAATTCTAGGAATTTCAGAAATTATTTTGAGGCTGGATATGGTAACAATTCTAATTTAGATTTAAATGCTTTTGTGGATTACGAATTTGATGAAAGTTCTTCTATCGGTGTAAGTGCAGGCTATCGTTCAGCCAAAGCGAATTTAAAAAATTCCATTATAGATGATGGCTTTACACATTTTAATGCAGATGGATTCTACCGTTATAATTTAGCAAACGCAGTGGCAAAGGTAGGTATTGGGGCGAGACTGAGCGGCTATGATTTATATGGTTATGCACCAGAAATAACCTCAACCCAAATCGGTAAAAACAATTACTTATCTTACACGCATTTGAAAGCTTACGGGATTTATGATATTTTCGATAGCTATTGGCTCAATGATATAAAAGCAGAATATCATTTCTTTCGTAGCAATTACAAATCTAGAGAAAACCACATCAAATTAAATGCAAATGTGGGTAGTAAAGATTTATTTGACTTTAGCTTATTGGGTAGTGAATCTTTTGGATTAATTTCAAAGGGAAATTTAGAATTTCTGAACAGTCATTTTGATTTCTCTTTCCTTCAACAAAGGAAAGCTTATAACTTTTTAAACCTTGGGCTTACCCCGCAAATTGCTTGGCTAGGTGACTTTATTGATATTACAGCGGGCGCCAACATTCAGTATTTGAATCAGCCAGAAGGTCAAAACAAGGTTTACATAGCCCCACAAGCAGAATTTACCGTGAAGCCAACGCCAGAATTTAACTTCTTAGGCGGCATAAATGGTGGTGTAGACTTGAGAAGTTTTCAGGAATTAGCTGATTTTAATCCCTATTTATTCGGTCATCAAGCGTTAAAACCCTCCATCAATCGCTTAGGCTTTTACATCGGTTTAAAAGGAGATGTTGGCTCAGATTTCAAATATACTGTGACAGCGGGTTATCAAAAATTAGAAAACATATTAGGTTTTCTCAATGTTCCGTTCAGCTACAGCTCGGCAGTTCCTTTCGGTAATGGGAACACGTTCCATAGTTATTACGACGACGGTAATAGAAATCATCTCGAGGCTAACATCAATTATTTCGGAATCAATAATTTAGACTTAAATGCAGTTTTAAACTATCAGAAATTCAATTTAAATAATCTGAAAGAAGTTTATGAAGTCCCTACATTGCAAGCAAGTCTAGGGGCTAATTACCGATTGCTACAGCAAAAGTTAAAATTGGGTGGTGATATTTTCTTTGTAGGGAGTAGAAAAACTTGGGTTGGCGAAGATTTTTCTGCCGGGGAAGAAGCTAACTTAAATTCCTACTTAGATTTAAATTTAAACGCACGCTACCAAATTACCAACCAATGGAATGTCTTTATAAAAGGTCAAAATTTGATAAATAATAATTATCAACGTTTTTACCACTATCGTGTACAGGGAGCACACATCATTGGTGGAATTATGTTTAAGTTTTAA
- the fbaA gene encoding class II fructose-bisphosphate aldolase yields the protein MSKKFPAGVATGKLVGEIFEDAKKNGYALPAVNVTGSNTINAVMETAAEINSPVIIQFSNGGAQFNAGKGLSNENEKSAILGAVAGAKHIHELAEAYGVTVILHTDHCAKKLLPWVDGLIDASEKYYEQTGKPLFSSHMLDLSEEPLEENLDICVERFKRMNKLGQWIEIELGITGGEEDGVDNSDVDSSKLYTQPEEVLYAYDRLKEVSEHFTIAAAFGNVHGVYKPGNVKLTPKILKNSQEYIQKERGTGDKPVNFVFHGGSGSSQEDIRESIGYGVIKMNIDTDQQFAFTEGVRDYFGKYVDYLKTQIGNPEGADLPNKSKYDPRKWLREGELTFIKRLKKAFEDLNNLDRNK from the coding sequence ATGAGTAAAAAATTTCCAGCGGGAGTTGCAACCGGAAAATTAGTAGGCGAAATATTCGAAGATGCAAAAAAAAACGGATATGCGTTACCAGCCGTTAACGTAACAGGATCTAATACCATCAACGCTGTGATGGAAACAGCTGCAGAAATAAATTCACCAGTTATCATTCAATTCTCAAACGGTGGAGCACAATTCAATGCCGGAAAAGGGCTTTCAAACGAGAATGAAAAATCAGCGATTTTGGGTGCTGTAGCTGGAGCTAAGCACATTCACGAGTTGGCAGAGGCTTATGGCGTTACCGTAATTTTGCATACAGACCACTGTGCCAAAAAACTTTTGCCTTGGGTAGATGGTTTGATTGATGCGAGCGAAAAATACTACGAGCAGACGGGGAAACCGCTTTTTAGCTCTCATATGCTTGATTTATCAGAAGAGCCACTAGAAGAAAACTTAGACATTTGTGTAGAGCGATTCAAGCGAATGAATAAACTAGGGCAGTGGATTGAAATCGAATTGGGAATTACTGGCGGAGAAGAAGATGGGGTAGATAATTCTGATGTAGATTCTTCTAAACTTTACACTCAACCAGAAGAGGTTTTATATGCTTATGACCGATTAAAAGAGGTTTCAGAGCACTTCACGATTGCCGCTGCTTTTGGTAACGTGCATGGTGTTTATAAGCCAGGGAATGTGAAGTTGACTCCAAAAATCCTTAAAAATTCACAAGAGTACATTCAGAAAGAAAGAGGGACAGGAGACAAGCCAGTGAACTTTGTTTTCCACGGAGGTTCTGGTTCTTCTCAAGAAGATATAAGAGAATCAATTGGCTATGGAGTGATTAAAATGAATATCGATACCGACCAGCAATTTGCATTTACAGAAGGAGTTAGAGATTATTTTGGTAAATATGTTGATTACCTAAAAACGCAAATCGGAAACCCAGAAGGAGCAGATCTTCCCAATAAAAGCAAATATGACCCAAGAAAATGGTTGCGTGAGGGTGAATTAACATTTATTAAACGCTTGAAAAAAGCTTTTGAAGATTTGAATAACCTAGATAGAAATAAATAA
- a CDS encoding tetratricopeptide repeat protein, with product MRKNFLLLSAFGFAGLLQAQISNIDFRENKEFHRAQFLYQEQSYWASQHTFEKYLQKENIATDEEEIAAYFAALTSLINNQDGGQARLMSFQATYPRSSLSQQGTWHLGSYYLSKGDYDKAFDYLSRRNLSDLPAYQQDEFRFKLGYVNFMKDRKNQALNYLKPLTRHAVYGEDAKYYVGHIYYSQRKYDLAQPYFEELQQRNPVFRQRLLPYMVQIKFNDENYNEAIRLGKEQLTAYQDAHLTSEISKIVGESYFHQGQYDQSIPYLEAYTGEMSAADYYQLGYAYYQQKNYEKSISLFNKIVAGNDKMAQIAYYQLGNAYLQTNRKEQALAAFQSAGKMDFDAALQEDAYYHYAKLSYDVGNPYESTPVTLQKYLTQYPSGAHRKEIQNLLVDAYITSGDYRQAAEMLRPIQNKNAEQNKTFQLANYLYATTLYKNGKLNEAKNYFTTARQISADDVVTARAEFWLGEIAYRQGKYGEALNFFKGLENFPKDFNERKELSYQLGYTHYKLKNFPQSEKYFKTYLATNPPGEFKADARMRLADSYVGNRNNEQAVAVYEEVEKSNNQMADEAAYSRAIVLGLTKGSAAKAQALENFIKAYPVSKFNDQAQLELADAYVDLEQINSANLVLDNLIKHTNADFAAEAHLRKGFIFYNQGQTKEALRQFEKVTEKKPGAKQAIQAIENAKRIYLNNSDYKGFERWVSRFDYYQIDVNEIQTLALDNALKSFDANNYPAAIAALGNLLKDYPQLQKNDQVNYALGESYYQTNQWDAALKPLNAAAAINGNYQSDALLRLAQIYLNKNQITEAKLSLEALYNNTSNLAYQSFAEIHLMRIYAKENNTKATELAQKVLTNSKNETSVREEAELILARELYHNGQKADAEKSYKALENASSTAVRAEALYYKALLLNERKSFEASNQVIFELASKYADQQLWGSQALVVMADNYYQQGDLYQANHTIESILENYKDFPEVSKKAKVLQQKIKAKKK from the coding sequence ATGCGCAAAAATTTTCTTCTGCTTTCTGCATTCGGTTTTGCTGGTTTACTGCAGGCACAGATCTCGAACATTGATTTCCGTGAAAACAAAGAATTTCATCGAGCTCAGTTTCTCTACCAAGAGCAATCTTACTGGGCAAGTCAGCATACTTTTGAAAAGTATTTGCAAAAAGAAAATATTGCAACCGATGAAGAAGAAATTGCGGCCTACTTCGCTGCGCTTACTTCGCTTATCAATAATCAAGACGGAGGCCAAGCGCGGCTGATGAGTTTCCAGGCAACGTACCCACGCAGCAGCTTGAGCCAACAAGGCACGTGGCATTTGGGTAGCTATTACCTCTCTAAAGGCGATTATGATAAAGCTTTTGATTATTTATCTCGTAGAAATTTGAGTGATTTACCCGCTTATCAGCAAGATGAATTTCGGTTTAAATTGGGGTATGTCAACTTCATGAAAGACCGAAAAAATCAGGCTTTAAACTATTTAAAACCTTTGACTCGACATGCCGTCTATGGGGAGGATGCTAAATATTATGTTGGGCACATCTATTACAGCCAAAGAAAGTATGATTTAGCTCAGCCTTACTTTGAGGAATTGCAACAGCGGAATCCTGTTTTCCGCCAACGATTGTTGCCTTATATGGTTCAAATTAAATTTAATGATGAGAATTATAACGAAGCCATTCGACTGGGCAAAGAGCAATTAACGGCCTACCAAGATGCTCATCTCACCAGTGAGATTTCTAAAATCGTGGGCGAAAGTTATTTTCACCAAGGGCAGTACGACCAAAGCATTCCATATCTAGAAGCTTACACAGGCGAAATGTCTGCAGCTGATTACTATCAACTGGGCTATGCCTATTATCAACAAAAAAATTATGAAAAATCTATTTCGCTTTTCAATAAAATTGTAGCGGGAAATGATAAAATGGCACAAATCGCTTACTACCAATTAGGAAACGCTTATTTGCAAACTAACCGAAAGGAACAAGCTTTAGCCGCCTTTCAATCGGCTGGGAAAATGGATTTTGATGCCGCTCTGCAGGAAGACGCATATTATCACTACGCTAAGCTAAGTTATGATGTCGGGAATCCTTATGAAAGTACGCCAGTAACATTGCAAAAATATTTAACCCAATACCCGAGTGGAGCACATCGCAAGGAAATCCAAAATTTGCTGGTGGATGCTTACATCACTTCTGGAGATTATCGTCAAGCAGCGGAGATGCTCCGACCAATTCAGAATAAAAATGCTGAACAGAATAAAACCTTCCAATTAGCCAATTATTTGTATGCCACTACTTTATATAAGAACGGAAAGTTAAATGAGGCTAAAAATTATTTCACTACGGCTCGCCAAATCAGTGCAGATGATGTGGTGACGGCTCGTGCTGAGTTTTGGCTCGGTGAAATTGCTTATCGCCAAGGGAAATACGGCGAAGCCCTGAATTTTTTTAAAGGCTTAGAAAATTTCCCGAAAGATTTCAATGAGAGAAAGGAATTAAGCTATCAGTTAGGGTACACGCATTATAAATTAAAGAATTTCCCGCAATCAGAAAAGTATTTCAAAACCTACTTGGCAACCAATCCGCCAGGGGAATTCAAAGCTGATGCCCGTATGCGCTTGGCAGATAGTTATGTAGGCAATAGAAATAATGAGCAAGCTGTGGCGGTTTACGAAGAAGTCGAAAAGTCAAATAATCAAATGGCTGATGAGGCCGCTTATAGCCGTGCTATTGTCTTGGGGTTAACGAAAGGAAGTGCCGCAAAAGCTCAAGCTTTAGAAAATTTCATCAAGGCTTATCCAGTTTCAAAATTTAATGACCAAGCTCAGCTGGAATTGGCAGATGCTTATGTAGATTTGGAGCAAATCAATTCAGCAAATTTGGTTTTGGATAATCTCATTAAGCATACCAACGCAGATTTTGCTGCTGAGGCTCATTTACGCAAGGGTTTTATTTTTTACAATCAGGGGCAAACTAAAGAGGCTTTGCGCCAATTTGAAAAGGTGACGGAGAAAAAACCTGGCGCTAAACAGGCGATTCAAGCGATTGAAAATGCAAAGCGCATTTACTTGAATAATAGTGACTATAAAGGTTTTGAGCGTTGGGTTTCTCGATTTGATTATTACCAAATCGATGTGAACGAAATCCAAACTTTGGCGTTGGATAATGCTTTGAAAAGCTTTGATGCTAATAATTACCCAGCCGCCATCGCTGCTTTGGGAAATTTACTGAAAGATTATCCTCAGCTTCAAAAAAATGACCAAGTGAATTATGCGCTGGGCGAATCTTATTACCAAACCAATCAGTGGGATGCTGCGCTGAAACCCCTAAATGCCGCAGCTGCCATAAATGGAAATTACCAAAGTGATGCGTTGCTGCGTTTAGCTCAAATTTATTTAAATAAAAATCAAATAACCGAGGCAAAGTTGAGCTTGGAAGCTTTATATAATAATACTTCAAATCTGGCTTATCAAAGTTTTGCAGAAATTCATCTAATGCGAATTTATGCCAAAGAAAATAATACCAAAGCTACTGAATTAGCACAGAAAGTTCTGACTAATTCTAAAAATGAAACCTCTGTGAGAGAAGAAGCTGAGTTGATTTTGGCTCGTGAACTCTACCACAACGGGCAAAAAGCTGATGCCGAGAAATCTTATAAGGCTTTAGAAAATGCTTCTTCCACAGCAGTACGTGCAGAGGCACTCTATTACAAAGCGCTTCTGCTTAATGAGAGAAAAAGTTTTGAGGCCTCCAATCAGGTAATTTTTGAGCTAGCTTCTAAATATGCTGACCAACAGCTCTGGGGTAGCCAAGCGCTAGTGGTGATGGCAGATAATTACTACCAACAAGGTGATTTGTACCAAGCAAATCACACCATTGAGAGTATTTTAGAGAATTACAAAGATTTTCCTGAGGTTTCTAAAAAAGCAAAAGTGTTGCAACAAAAAATTAAAGCCAAGAAAAAATAA
- a CDS encoding carbon-nitrogen hydrolase family protein, translating into MKAENIENIQLRYLTAEDYPALAATMKAAYASMAHNIWEEEQIKILIEKFPEGQVALKINNEIAAVALSIIVPDKKIDKHHTYDSITGKETFSTHTPHGNVLYGIDIFVHPSFRGMKLGRRLYEYRRELCEKLNLKGIAFGGRMPNYHKYADEMTPKQYIQKVRDKEIHDSVLNFQISNDFRPTRILRNYLPDDKLSDKNAILMEWDNIYYEEVEEEITQTTKSVVRLGLIQWQMRAYKSFEDVMEQAEYFVDTLSGYRSDFAMFPEYFNAPLMADYNHLSEAEAIRKLAEFTQRFKERFSELAMQYNINIITGSMPEVVDDQLYNIGFLCRRDGSVERYEKIHITPDEVKAWGLKGGSQVKVFDTDCGKIGILICYDSEFPELSRLLADQGMDILFVPFLTDTQNGFSRVRYCAQARAIENECYVAIAGSVGNLPKVHNMDIQYSQSMVFTPCDFAFPADGIKAAATPNTEMILVEDVDLDLLLELHEQGSVKNLKDRRKDLYSLKLLPDRKNK; encoded by the coding sequence ATGAAAGCAGAAAATATAGAAAACATTCAGCTAAGATACTTAACGGCAGAAGATTACCCAGCACTTGCAGCCACCATGAAGGCCGCCTATGCCAGCATGGCACACAACATTTGGGAGGAAGAACAAATCAAAATTTTGATAGAAAAATTCCCAGAAGGGCAAGTCGCACTGAAAATTAATAATGAAATCGCTGCAGTGGCGCTTAGCATCATCGTTCCTGATAAGAAGATTGATAAACACCATACCTACGATTCCATCACGGGCAAAGAAACCTTCTCTACGCACACGCCCCACGGGAATGTACTCTATGGTATAGACATCTTTGTTCACCCCAGTTTTAGGGGAATGAAGTTGGGGCGGCGCTTGTACGAGTATCGCCGTGAACTGTGCGAAAAACTGAACCTTAAAGGGATTGCCTTTGGCGGTAGAATGCCCAATTACCACAAGTATGCGGACGAGATGACGCCAAAACAGTATATACAGAAAGTACGTGACAAAGAAATTCACGATAGTGTGCTGAATTTTCAGATTTCTAATGATTTCCGCCCCACGAGGATTTTGAGGAATTATTTGCCCGATGATAAGCTTTCAGACAAAAATGCCATCCTAATGGAGTGGGACAATATTTACTACGAAGAAGTGGAAGAGGAAATTACGCAGACGACGAAATCGGTGGTGCGTTTAGGGCTGATTCAGTGGCAGATGCGTGCCTACAAAAGCTTTGAAGATGTAATGGAGCAGGCAGAATATTTCGTAGACACGCTCTCGGGCTACCGAAGCGATTTTGCGATGTTTCCCGAGTACTTCAATGCGCCGCTGATGGCCGATTACAACCATTTATCTGAGGCAGAAGCAATCCGTAAATTAGCAGAATTTACGCAACGATTTAAAGAGCGATTCTCTGAATTGGCAATGCAATACAACATCAATATCATCACAGGGAGCATGCCAGAAGTGGTAGATGACCAGCTATACAACATCGGGTTCCTGTGCCGTAGAGATGGCTCGGTGGAACGTTATGAGAAAATTCATATCACGCCAGATGAAGTAAAAGCCTGGGGATTGAAGGGCGGTAGCCAGGTTAAAGTTTTTGACACCGATTGTGGTAAAATCGGAATTCTAATTTGTTACGACTCTGAATTTCCTGAGCTCAGCCGCCTGTTGGCAGACCAAGGAATGGATATATTGTTTGTCCCGTTCTTGACAGACACTCAAAACGGCTTCTCGCGCGTTCGGTATTGTGCCCAAGCTCGGGCAATAGAGAATGAATGTTATGTGGCAATAGCAGGTAGTGTAGGGAATTTGCCTAAAGTTCATAATATGGATATCCAATATTCACAGTCGATGGTGTTCACGCCTTGTGATTTCGCATTCCCGGCCGATGGCATCAAGGCAGCAGCAACGCCCAATACCGAGATGATTTTGGTAGAAGACGTAGACTTAGATTTGTTGCTAGAACTGCATGAGCAAGGCTCAGTAAAAAATCTAAAAGACCGCCGAAAAGATTTGTACAGCCTTAAATTATTACCTGATAGAAAGAATAAATAA
- the nhaC gene encoding Na+/H+ antiporter NhaC yields MKKQISLLSAVIPVFVLVILLILNVKVFKDNATGGANQMALLISASVAAIVGRFHGVSLKTILEKVSHNIQTTAPAILILLLVGSLAGTWLLSGIIPAMIYYGLQVLNPQYFLAACVIISIIVSMATGSSWTTSATIGIALIGIGNGLGVGSAMTAGAVISGAYFGDKMSILSDTTNLAPAMAGTDVYTHIKYMTITTVPTIIITLIFFFILGLNTQASSAINQEAVLELIRQNFAISPWLFSVPLIVIALIIAKVDPLPSLLAGTLLGGLAAFIFQPHLIQLGSSSGDSVVFFDYYNGVVQSMIGETVIPVEEITLSDGTRLDLQGLFEQGGMAGMLGTVWLIICAMSFGGAMEAIGALKRISSFFLKLFHGVFGLFASTVASCLAVNITTSDQYLSIVIPGEMFKQAYDDKNLAPENLSRTLEDSATVTSVLIPWNTCGAYHSKVLLGQSGLTSYIPYAIFNYLSPFMTLLVALIGYKIRRKHESKKSLIS; encoded by the coding sequence ATGAAAAAACAAATATCCTTACTCAGTGCTGTAATTCCTGTTTTTGTATTAGTCATATTATTGATTTTAAATGTAAAAGTATTCAAAGACAATGCAACGGGTGGAGCAAACCAAATGGCTCTTCTGATTTCGGCAAGCGTAGCAGCTATCGTCGGGCGATTCCATGGTGTTTCACTAAAGACTATTCTAGAAAAAGTTTCGCACAATATCCAGACAACAGCTCCAGCGATTTTAATTTTACTTTTGGTTGGTTCTTTAGCTGGAACATGGCTTTTGAGCGGAATAATCCCAGCAATGATTTATTACGGATTGCAAGTTCTCAATCCTCAGTATTTTTTAGCTGCTTGTGTCATCATTTCCATTATTGTCTCTATGGCTACGGGTAGCTCTTGGACTACCAGCGCCACCATCGGGATAGCACTCATCGGGATAGGAAACGGATTGGGCGTTGGCAGTGCTATGACTGCTGGCGCAGTAATTTCTGGAGCGTATTTTGGGGACAAAATGTCCATCTTATCAGACACGACAAACTTGGCTCCTGCAATGGCGGGAACAGATGTCTACACCCACATCAAGTACATGACGATCACCACTGTGCCTACCATCATTATTACATTGATTTTCTTTTTCATTCTTGGTTTAAATACACAGGCATCTTCTGCCATCAATCAAGAAGCTGTTTTAGAATTAATTCGCCAAAACTTTGCTATTTCACCTTGGTTATTTTCCGTTCCGCTCATCGTCATTGCTTTAATTATTGCCAAAGTTGACCCGCTCCCATCTCTTTTGGCCGGAACTTTATTGGGTGGATTAGCTGCTTTTATTTTTCAGCCTCATTTGATTCAGTTAGGCTCTAGCTCTGGAGATTCCGTAGTTTTTTTTGATTATTATAACGGAGTTGTGCAATCGATGATTGGCGAAACGGTAATTCCTGTAGAAGAAATCACCTTGAGCGACGGCACAAGGCTTGATCTGCAAGGTTTGTTCGAGCAAGGCGGAATGGCAGGAATGCTAGGGACAGTCTGGCTCATTATCTGTGCGATGAGTTTTGGCGGGGCGATGGAAGCCATCGGAGCATTAAAGCGGATTTCTTCTTTCTTTTTAAAATTATTTCACGGTGTTTTTGGTCTTTTTGCCAGTACGGTAGCGAGTTGCTTGGCAGTTAACATCACTACCTCAGACCAATATTTATCCATCGTGATTCCAGGTGAAATGTTCAAGCAAGCTTATGATGATAAAAATTTAGCTCCAGAGAATTTAAGTCGGACGTTAGAAGATTCTGCCACAGTCACTTCAGTTTTGATTCCATGGAATACTTGCGGCGCTTATCATTCAAAAGTTTTGCTGGGGCAATCGGGGTTAACAAGCTATATACCTTATGCCATTTTCAATTATCTAAGTCCTTTTATGACGCTTTTGGTTGCATTAATTGGCTACAAAATCCGCAGGAAACATGAATCAAAAAAAAGCTTAATTTCTTAA